Part of the Mycolicibacterium mengxianglii genome is shown below.
ACCTGGCCTTCGTGCTCGCTCACCCGGTCGAGCACCAGGGCCTGCTTGCCCTCCAGCGCCTCGATCCCGGACTCCAGCGGCGCCGACGACGTGAACCGTCTGCGCAATGCGGGCCGCACCAGCGCCACCAGGAGCACCGACACCACCAGGAACACCACGCCGTCGGCCCAGATCGGCCAATCGAAAACTGCCGCGGTACCGGCGGCGGCCAGCGCCCCGCCGCCGAGCATCAGCAGAAACAGGTCCCCGGTCAACGCTTCGGCACCGGCGAGCCCCAGAGCGACAATGAGCCAGATCAGGGCCGCGGGCATGCCGCCAGGATATCCCCTCCGTCAGGTCCGGTTGCGGCGGCCGCGCCCGCACCGAGCTACTAGACTTTGAGCATCATGTGGTGCTCGAGTGCTTCCCTGTCTGTATGGGCCAATGCCTGGCTCGCTGGTAAAGCTGCGCCCGACGACGTTCTCGATGCGCTGTCCCAGTGGGCGCCAACACATTCCGTGACCGCGTATGACGCGGCGGCGGCAACCACCACGGGCCTGCCGTGGCCTGATGTCAACGATGCGGGTGCGGTCTCGCTGCTGCAGACGCTGCGTACCGCCGCCGGCATCCGCTCGGTGCCACAGCCGTCGCTGAGCCTGGCTCTGCCGGTTCCCGGCGACGTGCGCGGCCTGCCTGCGGGCACGACGTTCCAGCGTGACGCCCTGGAGGCCGGC
Proteins encoded:
- a CDS encoding NfeD family protein, which translates into the protein MPAALIWLIVALGLAGAEALTGDLFLLMLGGGALAAAGTAAVFDWPIWADGVVFLVVSVLLVALVRPALRRRFTSSAPLESGIEALEGKQALVLDRVSEHEGQVKLQGEVWTARPLNDHDVYEPGDHVTVMHIDGATAVVWKND